CCTGACAGGTTTTGCATTTATCACACCGTGGCTGATCGGATTTTTATGGTTTTATGTAAAAAGCCTGATCCAGGCAGTGCGGTTTAGTTTAAGCAAAATGGAGATGCTTGAATCCGGTGGATATACGTTAAAGTTTACCGGACTTGATAATTTCAAATATGCACTGTTTCAGGACCCGACTTACAACCAGATCTTAGCAACTTCCATCCGGGATATCATCATTGATGTTCCGTTGATCATCTTTTTCAGTCTGTTCATCGCGATGATCTGTAATGGAAAGTTTAAGGGGAGAACACTTGTCCGTGCAATCTTATTTTTGCCTATCATCATGAATGCCGGAGCGATCAATAATGCGATCGAGATGGCAAGGGAGGCAGTTACCGGCGGTGTTGCAGCAGTATCTGCGGAGGCGGCAGTTGCATCGGGCGTAAATGTAGATTATTTTATGAGCCTGTTTATGGATCTTGGATTTCCGGTCGCATTGCTCGACTATATCACAGCGGCAGTCGGAAGGATTTTCGATATCGTGCAGGCATCCGGTGTGCAGATCATCATCTTTATTGCAGCATTGCAGTCAGTGCCGGGAGCGTTATATGAGGTTGCAAAGATCGAGGGTGCAACAGGATATGAGACATTCTGGAAAGTAACTTTCCCGATGGTATCTCCTCTTATCATCACAAATGTTGTGTATACGATCGTTGATTCTTTCGTAGACAGTGATGTTGTGGAAAAAGCATATGATATGGCATTTGTCAACTTTGACTGGGGTGTGAGTGTAGCGATGAGTTTACTTAGCTCCGTGATCGTCATCACATTGCTGATCATTGTATGTAAGCTGATTTCAAAGAAAGTATTTTACTATAATTAGGGGGTGGCAGAGTATATGAATATCAGAAATTTAAAAGACCAGCCTCTCGACGAGATTCAGGTAAAAAAAGCAGGAAGACAGATCAAAGGTTTTCTGATCGGGCTGCTTAAAGTTGTCATCATTATCGGTATTTCCTACATTATATTAGGACCGCTGATCACGATCATTGCAAATTCATTTTTTACGGCAAATGACCTCTACAATCCGGTCGTCATGCTGCTTCCGGCAGAGGGTACGCTGCAGAATTACATCACTTCTTTTACAAGAATGACGTATCCGAGAACACTTGCGACAACATTTGCATATGTGATCTCACTGACACTGATCCAGATTCTGATCTGTTCCATGGCAGGGTATGGATTTGCAAGATATGAGTTTCCGTTTAAAAAAGTATTGTTCGGCTGTGTGATCTTAACGATCGTCATTCCAAATGATACATTGATGCTTCCGCTATACACACAGTTCCGTAACTTTGATATCTTTGGAATATTACATCTTGTGACAGGACATGGCATCAATCTTTTAAGCACGGAAGTCCCGATGTATATTATGACAGCATTAGGCTGTGGACTGCGGTCAGGACTTTATATTTATATTTTTAACCAGTTTTTCCGCGGACTGCCAAAGGAGATTGAAGAAGCAGCGGTTGTGGATGGTGCAGGATCGTTTTACACGTATTTTCGTATCATGTTAGTCAATGCGATGCCGTCTGTACTGACTGTCAGCATTTTCTCACTGGTATGGCAGTACAATGATACATTTTATGCAAAATTATTTTCCATCAACTCAAAACTTTTAATGAGTATGAGAATTTCTACTTTAAGGGCATCGATCGAGTTTATCGATCAGATCAAAGATACAGCGGTATCACAGCTTTATCTGTATGCCGGAATCGTGTTAATGGTAATACCGATCGTCATTATTTACATTTTATTACAGAAGCGTTTTATCGAGGGAGCCAGCCGCAGCGGTATCGTTGGCTAGC
The Roseburia rectibacter DNA segment above includes these coding regions:
- a CDS encoding carbohydrate ABC transporter permease; its protein translation is MKKKKKLSLLQKRALTGFAFITPWLIGFLWFYVKSLIQAVRFSLSKMEMLESGGYTLKFTGLDNFKYALFQDPTYNQILATSIRDIIIDVPLIIFFSLFIAMICNGKFKGRTLVRAILFLPIIMNAGAINNAIEMAREAVTGGVAAVSAEAAVASGVNVDYFMSLFMDLGFPVALLDYITAAVGRIFDIVQASGVQIIIFIAALQSVPGALYEVAKIEGATGYETFWKVTFPMVSPLIITNVVYTIVDSFVDSDVVEKAYDMAFVNFDWGVSVAMSLLSSVIVITLLIIVCKLISKKVFYYN
- a CDS encoding carbohydrate ABC transporter permease produces the protein MNIRNLKDQPLDEIQVKKAGRQIKGFLIGLLKVVIIIGISYIILGPLITIIANSFFTANDLYNPVVMLLPAEGTLQNYITSFTRMTYPRTLATTFAYVISLTLIQILICSMAGYGFARYEFPFKKVLFGCVILTIVIPNDTLMLPLYTQFRNFDIFGILHLVTGHGINLLSTEVPMYIMTALGCGLRSGLYIYIFNQFFRGLPKEIEEAAVVDGAGSFYTYFRIMLVNAMPSVLTVSIFSLVWQYNDTFYAKLFSINSKLLMSMRISTLRASIEFIDQIKDTAVSQLYLYAGIVLMVIPIVIIYILLQKRFIEGASRSGIVG